A single window of Culicoides brevitarsis isolate CSIRO-B50_1 chromosome 3, AGI_CSIRO_Cbre_v1, whole genome shotgun sequence DNA harbors:
- the LOC134833494 gene encoding ADP-ribosylation factor-like protein 8: protein MFALINRILDWFKSLFWKEEMELTLVGLQYSGKTTFVNVIASGQFSEDMIPTVGFNMRKVTKGNVTIKVWDIGGQPRFRSMWERYCRGVNAIVYMVDAADLEKMEASRNELHSLLDKPQLAGIPVLVLGNKRDLPGALDETGLIERMNLSSIQDREICCYSISCKEKDNIDITLQWLIAHSKSQSR, encoded by the exons TCTTCTGGAAGGAGGAAATGGAGCTAACACTCGTCGGGCTGCAATATTCTGGCAAAACAACTTTCGTCAACGTAATTGCT TCGGGGCAGTTCAGTGAGGACATGATACCGACAGTGGGTTTCAACATGCGAAAAGTGACGAAAGGCAATGTCACAATCAAAGTCTGGGATATCGGGGGTCAGCCGAGATTTAGATCGATGTGGGAGAGATATTGTCGGGGTGTGAATGCGATTGT gtATATGGTAGACGCAGCTGATTTAGAGAAAATGGAAGCATCAAGGAATGAATTGCACTCGTTGCTGGACAAGCCACAGCTGGCTGGCATTCCTGTGCTTGTGTTGGGTAACAAACGTGATCTTCCTGGTGCCCTTGATGAAACTGGTTTAATTGAAAGAAT gaaTTTATCTAGTATACAAGATCGTGAAATTTGTTGCTACAGTATTTCATGTAAGGAAAAGGATAACATTGACATCACATTACAGTGGTTGATTGCTCACTCCAAGAGCCAAAGTCGTTGA